One stretch of Callospermophilus lateralis isolate mCalLat2 chromosome 11, mCalLat2.hap1, whole genome shotgun sequence DNA includes these proteins:
- the P2rx1 gene encoding P2X purinoceptor 1 — MARRLQDKLAAFFFEYDTPRMVLVRNKKVGIVFRLIQLVVFIYVVGWVFVYEKGYQTSGGLISSVSVKLKGLAVTELQSKLQVWDQADYVFPAQGDNSFVVMTNFIMTPQQAQNYCAENPEGGTCKNNSGCTPGKAKRKAQGIRTGKCVAFNSTVQTCEIFGWCPVEVDDNIPSPALLREAENFTLFIKNSISFPRFQVKRNNLVEEVNASYMKTCLYDKKLHPLCPLFNLSYIVQESGQDFSSLAVKGGVVGITIDWDCDLDWHIRHCKPIYEFHGLYGEKKLSEGFNFRFARHYVENGTNRRHLFKVFGIRFDILVDGKARKFDIIPTMTTIGSGIGIFGVATVLCDLLLLHILPKRHYYKQKKFKYAEDMGPKAGEHDPAATSSTLGLQENMRTS; from the exons ATGGCACGGAGGCTGCAGGATAAGCTGGCTGCCTTTTTCTTCGAGTATGACACCCCCCGAATGGTGCTGGTGCGCAACAAGAAGGTGGGCATTGTCTTCCGGCTGATCCAGCTTGTGGTTTTTATCTACGTCGTTGG GTGGGTATTTGTGTACGAGAAGGGCTACCAGACCTCAGGGGGCCTCATCAGCAGTGTGTCTGTGAAGCTCAAAGGCTTGGCCGTGACTGAGCTCCAGAGCAAACTCCAGGTCTGGGACCAGGCCGACTACGTCTTCCCAGCACAG GGGGACAACTCCTTTGTGGTCATGACCAATTTCATCATGACCCCCCAGCAGGCTCAAAACTACTGTGCAGAG AACCCTGAAGGGGGCACGTGTAAGAACAATAGTGGCTGTACCCCTGGGAAGGCAAAGAGGAAGGCCCAAG GCATCCGCACGGGCAAGTGTGTGGCCTTCAACAGCACTGTGCAGACGTGTGAGATCTTTGGCTGGTGCCCGGTCGAGGTGGATGACAACATCCCAAG CCCTGCCCTTCTCCGAGAGGCCGAGAACTTCACCCTCTTCATCAAGAACAGCATCAGCTTTCCACGCTTCCAGGTCAAGAG GAACAACCTAGTGGAGGAGGTCAATGCCAGCTACATGAAGACCTGCCTCTACGACAAGAAGCTGCACCCTCTGTGCCCTTTATTTAACCTCAGCTACATAGTACAGGAGTCCGGCCAGGATTTCAGTAGCCTGGCTGTCAAG GGTGGGGTGGTCGGCATCACCATCGACTGGGACTGTGACCTGGACTGGCACATACGACACTGCAAACCCATCTACGAGTTCCACGGGCTATATGGGGAGAAAAAACTGTCTGAAGGCTTCAACTTCAG GTTTGCCAGGCACTATGTAGAGAATGGGACCAACCGCCGTCACCTCTTCAAGGTGTTTGGGATTCGCTTTGACATCCTAGTGGATGGCAAG GCCAGAAAGTTTGACATCATCCCTACAATGACCACCATTGGCTCTGGGATTGGCATCTTCGGGGTG GCCACCGTTCTCTGTGATCTGTTGCTACTTCACATCCTGCCCAAGAGGCACTACTACAAACAGAAGAAGTTCAAGTATGCTGAGGACATGGGGCCAAAGGCG GGCGAGCATGACCCAGCAGCCACCAGCTCCACCTTGGGCCTGCAGGAGAACATGAGGACCTCCTGA